Proteins found in one Arthrobacter sp. U41 genomic segment:
- a CDS encoding MFS transporter — protein MTSQTTGTSMDDAKWTRLHTLAAFCTLGGTALDGYILGVVGGSIGAATDEMHFSPLSQGLVGASALIGIFIGGLVFGRAADRWGRRVVFRWNLVFFVVLSVLQLFTMNTWDLTAYRVLLGVAIGVEYAVGAALLSELVPRRTRGPLLASLQASWFLGFVGANFVALAWANTNWRLVLASSAVPALIIAIARIRLPESPRWLVSQGRRAEAQAIVDKHFPAGTTLPEVEPGGGAGRFRELFNKEHWRRSAYSGIFWACQVGPLFAIFTFITPVLDDLGLPSGFERDFIMNMLQLGGAVIFIWILAASRRRSLAIWTFGVTFAALLVLGVFPDAPLAVLAIATGVYLFVAAGSANLEFVYPSEMFPTRLRSSGVGFAASMSRVGAALATYLLPVLIASVGINLSLLILALFPLIGFLASIAWAPETSKAAIH, from the coding sequence ATGACATCCCAGACCACTGGTACGTCGATGGACGATGCTAAATGGACTCGCCTGCACACGTTGGCGGCGTTCTGCACCCTCGGTGGAACCGCGTTGGACGGGTACATTCTCGGAGTCGTCGGCGGTTCGATTGGCGCGGCAACGGACGAGATGCACTTCTCGCCCTTGAGCCAGGGGCTCGTTGGTGCGAGTGCCCTGATCGGCATCTTCATTGGCGGGCTTGTTTTCGGGCGCGCGGCGGACCGGTGGGGCCGGCGGGTCGTGTTCCGCTGGAATCTGGTCTTCTTCGTCGTACTTTCAGTTCTCCAGTTGTTCACGATGAACACTTGGGACCTGACGGCGTATCGGGTCCTGTTGGGTGTCGCCATTGGTGTCGAGTACGCCGTCGGCGCGGCTCTTTTGTCCGAGCTGGTACCTCGTCGAACGCGCGGTCCCCTTCTCGCTTCCCTGCAGGCCTCGTGGTTCCTGGGCTTCGTAGGGGCGAACTTCGTCGCCCTTGCCTGGGCAAACACCAACTGGCGGCTTGTCCTTGCAAGCAGCGCTGTTCCTGCTCTCATCATTGCCATCGCCCGCATCCGGCTTCCGGAATCCCCGCGATGGCTTGTATCACAGGGGCGACGGGCAGAGGCCCAGGCGATAGTTGACAAGCACTTCCCGGCCGGAACCACGCTGCCCGAGGTCGAGCCAGGGGGTGGGGCCGGCAGGTTCCGCGAGCTGTTCAACAAGGAACACTGGCGCCGGTCCGCGTACAGCGGCATCTTTTGGGCATGCCAGGTTGGTCCGCTCTTCGCGATTTTCACGTTCATCACCCCGGTCCTGGACGACTTGGGCCTGCCTTCCGGGTTCGAGCGCGACTTCATCATGAACATGCTGCAACTGGGCGGCGCGGTTATTTTCATCTGGATCCTGGCTGCGAGCCGGCGCCGTTCCCTCGCGATCTGGACATTCGGCGTCACCTTCGCCGCGCTCCTGGTCCTTGGCGTTTTCCCGGACGCACCCCTCGCGGTACTGGCGATCGCGACCGGCGTCTACCTCTTTGTCGCCGCAGGGTCCGCCAACTTGGAGTTCGTCTACCCGTCAGAGATGTTCCCAACCCGGCTTCGCTCCTCTGGCGTAGGCTTCGCGGCATCGATGAGCCGCGTGGGCGCGGCGCTTGCCACCTACTTGTTGCCCGTCCTGATTGCCAGCGTGGGCATCAATCTCTCGCTGCTTATTCTCGCGCTGTTCCCCCTGATCGGGTTCCTCGCTTCCATCGCGTGGGCCCCCGAAACAAGTAAGGCCGCGATCCACTGA
- a CDS encoding sensor histidine kinase, which produces MPERSGEIRPSGPNWRDPSTWHLRTRLVLVTMALLVAICGAVGVVSYASMDFFLTRQLDTQLEQAEARAREFGRSGRSDPLEARGQGIGTLNARIHDDSVRSAGFLAEDASRESLTDEDDEVLLELTPWSEPVDRTLSAGAYRLVAAETPDGDVIVTGLPLAEKQNTLASLVWTMVIVSAGGLVVIGLAGTALIRRTMKPLDQLSEVATKVSRLPLDAGEVGLAVRVPAAAAHPGTEVGSVGHALNLMLDNVSNALEARQTSEMKVRQFVADASHELRTPLTAIRGYTELMRMTEHFTPDGQKSLARVQSQSERMTTLVEDLLLLARLDEGQPLKLSDVDLTQLAVETVSDEKVIAPDRIWHLELPEEPVVVRGDATQLHQVLANLLSNARKHTGPGTTVVTGVKRTADGSAVVTVTDNGPGIAPEFVDRVFARFTRADASRKNPVAATTAAHGRRPLPRLPLHPPRPPLAASEAAAAATGASSEGTSGLGLSIVQSIVAAHGGTVSVTSVPGRTEFTVRLPAAPPAADAARLRVGAQGAAPPS; this is translated from the coding sequence GTGCCCGAACGCTCCGGCGAGATCCGCCCCTCCGGGCCCAACTGGCGCGACCCCTCCACGTGGCACCTGCGCACCCGGCTTGTCCTCGTCACCATGGCCCTGCTCGTGGCGATCTGCGGGGCCGTCGGCGTCGTCAGCTACGCCTCGATGGACTTCTTCCTGACCAGGCAGCTCGACACGCAGCTTGAGCAGGCCGAGGCCCGCGCCCGCGAGTTTGGCCGCTCCGGCCGCTCCGATCCCCTTGAGGCACGGGGCCAGGGCATCGGCACGCTGAACGCGAGGATCCACGACGACTCGGTCCGCAGCGCCGGCTTCCTCGCCGAGGACGCCTCCCGGGAATCCCTCACCGACGAGGATGACGAGGTTCTCCTTGAGCTCACCCCGTGGAGCGAGCCGGTTGACCGGACCCTGTCCGCCGGAGCGTACCGGCTGGTTGCCGCGGAGACCCCGGACGGCGACGTGATCGTGACCGGGCTGCCGCTCGCGGAAAAACAGAACACGCTGGCCTCCCTGGTCTGGACCATGGTGATCGTGTCCGCCGGCGGACTCGTGGTAATCGGCCTGGCCGGCACGGCGCTGATCCGCCGGACCATGAAGCCGCTCGATCAGCTCTCCGAGGTGGCGACGAAGGTCTCCCGGCTCCCGCTCGATGCCGGAGAAGTCGGACTCGCCGTGCGGGTGCCGGCGGCGGCAGCACATCCGGGAACCGAAGTGGGCAGCGTCGGCCATGCCCTGAACCTGATGCTGGACAACGTCTCCAACGCGCTGGAGGCCCGGCAGACGAGCGAGATGAAGGTCCGCCAGTTCGTGGCGGACGCCTCGCATGAGTTGCGCACTCCCCTGACCGCCATCCGCGGCTACACGGAGCTGATGCGGATGACCGAACATTTCACCCCCGACGGCCAGAAGTCCCTCGCCCGCGTGCAGAGCCAGTCCGAACGGATGACCACCCTGGTGGAGGACCTGCTCCTGCTCGCCCGGCTGGACGAGGGCCAGCCGCTGAAGCTCAGCGACGTGGACCTGACCCAACTGGCCGTCGAGACGGTGAGCGACGAGAAGGTGATTGCCCCGGACCGGATCTGGCACCTGGAGCTCCCGGAGGAGCCGGTGGTGGTTCGCGGCGACGCGACCCAGCTCCACCAGGTGCTGGCCAACCTGCTTTCCAACGCGCGAAAGCACACCGGACCCGGCACCACGGTCGTGACCGGAGTGAAGCGCACCGCGGACGGCAGCGCCGTGGTGACCGTGACGGACAACGGCCCGGGCATCGCCCCCGAGTTCGTGGACCGCGTCTTTGCGCGGTTCACGCGTGCGGACGCGTCCCGGAAGAATCCGGTGGCAGCCACGACGGCGGCACACGGACGGCGGCCGCTTCCCCGCCTTCCGCTGCACCCGCCGCGGCCTCCCCTGGCCGCCTCCGAGGCCGCTGCCGCCGCCACGGGTGCATCCTCCGAGGGAACCAGCGGGCTGGGATTGTCCATCGTGCAGTCAATTGTCGCGGCCCATGGCGGGACTGTCAGCGTGACGTCGGTCCCGGGCCGGACGGAGTTCACGGTGCGGCTGCCGGCGGCCCCGCCCGCCGCGGATGCGGCACGGCTGCGGGTCGGTGCGCAAGGCGCCGCCCCGCCGTCGTGA
- the upp gene encoding uracil phosphoribosyltransferase, whose product MRTLVVDHPLVAHKLTVLRDKNTPSPVFRQLTEELVTLLAYEATREVRTEPVTIETPVSTTIGTAFTKPTPLVVPILRAGLGMLEGMTKLVPTAEVGFLGMARDEETLDIITYAERLPEDLTDRQIFVLDPMLATGGTLREAIKFLFKRGASDVTCICLLAAPEGLAKLEEELADANVTIVLASIDEKLNEKSYIVPGLGDAGDRLYGVAG is encoded by the coding sequence ATGCGCACTCTCGTTGTGGACCACCCGCTGGTCGCCCATAAGCTCACCGTTCTGCGGGACAAGAACACCCCGTCCCCGGTCTTCCGCCAGCTCACCGAGGAACTCGTCACGCTCCTGGCGTACGAGGCAACCCGCGAAGTCCGCACCGAACCGGTGACCATCGAGACCCCGGTCAGCACCACCATCGGCACCGCGTTCACCAAGCCCACCCCGCTGGTGGTGCCGATCCTGCGCGCCGGACTGGGCATGCTTGAGGGTATGACCAAGCTGGTCCCCACGGCCGAGGTCGGTTTCCTGGGGATGGCCCGCGACGAAGAGACGCTGGACATCATCACGTACGCCGAGCGCCTCCCCGAGGACCTTACGGACCGCCAGATCTTCGTCCTGGACCCCATGCTCGCCACCGGCGGCACCCTGCGCGAGGCCATCAAGTTCCTCTTCAAGCGCGGCGCTTCCGACGTCACCTGCATCTGCCTGCTGGCCGCCCCGGAAGGCCTCGCGAAGCTGGAGGAAGAGCTCGCCGACGCCAACGTGACCATTGTGCTCGCCTCGATCGACGAGAAGCTCAACGAAAAGTCCTACATCGTGCCGGGCCTGGGCGACGCCGGAGACCGGCTCTACGGCGTGGCCGGCTAA
- a CDS encoding PucR family transcriptional regulator translates to MADVQQLVDQLAERLQRSVAVDTPRGHLIASSKHFGDEDTPRINVVLSRDLEPRVAKYLFSFGIRSASENVLIPAKPELGLKARCCYPLRHHRRLLGFIWLIDDCAPDDVVRPYADQIAEALGQQEDSAEADTHRLTELGRQLLSTAYDANHVATALTENGFASVDSLVRVVAVAQPLHRARSVRFPVLRTSGPAREWMRPGRDMIEVDLDAAAVLICARRAGDADEGLDRLITRLAADLNESGVRIGMSAPGKLLESRALLRQALLAAYAGHIFGELGHVNSWTEMFPHRVLMEMALAFPQSSLPPEGMAALFDPANAVLLETVEAYLDHGGDRTASAEALFIHRSTLYYRLSQVQKLTGLDPANGRSQLALQIAIKLQRIAGSGVAALLQNEEDSV, encoded by the coding sequence ATGGCAGACGTACAACAGCTGGTCGATCAACTGGCCGAGCGACTACAGAGATCAGTAGCCGTCGACACCCCCCGCGGTCACCTCATTGCCTCCAGCAAACACTTCGGCGACGAGGACACACCCCGGATCAATGTGGTCCTTTCACGCGATCTCGAGCCGCGCGTCGCCAAGTACCTCTTCAGCTTCGGAATACGCTCGGCCAGCGAAAACGTGCTGATACCGGCCAAGCCGGAGCTCGGCCTCAAAGCCCGGTGCTGCTATCCGCTGCGCCACCACCGCAGACTCCTGGGGTTTATCTGGCTCATTGACGACTGCGCACCCGACGACGTCGTCCGCCCCTATGCCGACCAGATCGCTGAAGCCCTCGGCCAGCAGGAGGACTCGGCCGAAGCCGACACTCATCGGCTAACTGAGCTGGGACGGCAGTTACTCTCTACCGCCTACGACGCGAACCACGTCGCCACGGCTCTGACGGAGAACGGGTTCGCCTCGGTGGACTCTCTTGTTCGCGTCGTCGCCGTCGCCCAGCCTCTGCACCGGGCCAGGAGTGTGAGGTTCCCGGTGTTGCGAACGTCAGGGCCGGCGCGCGAATGGATGCGTCCAGGACGGGACATGATCGAGGTCGACCTCGACGCCGCAGCAGTGCTGATCTGCGCCCGGCGCGCTGGCGATGCCGATGAAGGCCTGGACCGGCTGATCACTCGCCTCGCCGCCGATCTGAACGAATCCGGAGTTCGAATCGGGATGAGTGCCCCCGGGAAACTCCTGGAATCCCGGGCACTACTGCGACAAGCGCTGCTGGCGGCTTACGCAGGACACATCTTCGGCGAACTTGGTCACGTCAACTCCTGGACCGAGATGTTCCCCCACCGCGTCCTCATGGAAATGGCCCTTGCCTTCCCGCAAAGCTCCCTTCCCCCGGAAGGAATGGCCGCCCTGTTTGACCCCGCCAATGCTGTCCTGCTGGAGACGGTCGAGGCGTATCTCGACCACGGCGGGGACAGAACGGCTAGTGCTGAAGCCCTCTTTATCCACCGCAGCACGCTGTACTACCGCCTGAGCCAGGTCCAGAAGCTCACCGGACTGGACCCGGCCAACGGCCGCAGCCAGCTCGCTCTGCAGATAGCGATCAAGCTGCAGCGCATCGCCGGCAGTGGAGTCGCTGCTCTCCTTCAAAATGAGGAAGATTCCGTCTAA
- a CDS encoding phosphatase PAP2 family protein: protein MSAFTDRWGKWVVPYAALWITMLVGGVIVIVLALLGAEVYDSVVDEAGLANLDKPALALAEDLRNPELNVAVTGFTNVGGSIGMPILASILTAWLTWVNRTWRPIILVCGAAAVSITATTFGKNLVGRARPDFINAVPPYETSPSFPSGHALNSTVVIGVLVYLTCLQLKKTWARVAVITAGLIFVLAMGLSRVFLGHHWMTDVIAAWLLGLAWLGIVILAHRLFHVIRHREHAGPAPTFDNPAHLHDGRADPPAGSAAGSEGADAAGSGATTKDDVGARGPTGGPPAAG from the coding sequence GTGAGTGCCTTCACTGATCGCTGGGGCAAGTGGGTTGTCCCTTACGCGGCCCTCTGGATCACCATGCTCGTGGGCGGCGTGATCGTGATCGTTCTGGCGCTCCTGGGCGCTGAAGTGTACGACAGCGTCGTGGACGAGGCTGGATTGGCGAACCTGGACAAACCGGCACTCGCCCTGGCGGAGGACCTGCGCAACCCTGAGCTGAACGTGGCCGTCACCGGCTTCACGAACGTCGGCGGGAGTATCGGCATGCCGATTCTGGCAAGCATCCTCACCGCGTGGCTCACCTGGGTGAACCGCACCTGGCGGCCGATCATCCTGGTCTGCGGGGCCGCCGCCGTGTCCATCACGGCCACGACGTTCGGCAAGAACCTCGTGGGCCGCGCGCGTCCCGATTTCATCAACGCCGTCCCGCCGTACGAGACCTCTCCGTCGTTCCCCAGCGGACACGCCCTTAACTCCACGGTGGTCATCGGCGTGCTGGTGTACCTGACCTGCCTGCAGTTGAAAAAGACCTGGGCACGCGTCGCCGTGATCACGGCGGGACTGATCTTCGTCCTGGCGATGGGCCTGAGCAGGGTCTTCCTGGGGCACCACTGGATGACCGACGTCATCGCCGCGTGGCTGCTGGGCCTGGCCTGGCTGGGCATCGTGATCCTCGCCCACCGGCTCTTCCATGTGATCCGCCACCGGGAACACGCGGGCCCCGCGCCCACCTTCGATAACCCGGCGCACCTCCACGATGGCCGCGCCGATCCTCCGGCGGGCAGCGCCGCCGGCAGCGAGGGGGCGGACGCCGCGGGGAGCGGTGCCACCACCAAGGACGACGTCGGCGCCCGCGGTCCCACGGGCGGGCCGCCGGCCGCCGGGTGA
- a CDS encoding zinc-dependent alcohol dehydrogenase, translated as MSNSDKHPPHTTRHTTATAYWTVGPGKGELRRGALPLPGPGEALVRTLYSGISKGTELVVHNARVPQCVAEEMAAPNQEGSFPSPVKFGYLSVGVVEDGPANWMGKMVFCLYPHQDRYVVPVESLTVVPDDVPARRAVLTGTVETAINGIWEAGPRLGDRVAVIGAGLVGGMVAKLLGSFPLGRLQLVDVDPAKRAFAAALGVEFSHPDDALPDCDIVIHCSASEAGLARALQLAGDDADVIEMSWYADRKVTVPLGEDFHARRLSIRASQVGVVARARRHRRTNADRLQLAVSLLRDPGFDVFLTGSSTLGELPDIVQQLSDGTLDALCHVIDYAASRNPAGADPATESAPTEATR; from the coding sequence ATGAGCAATTCAGACAAGCATCCGCCGCACACAACCCGGCACACCACAGCCACCGCCTACTGGACCGTCGGCCCCGGGAAGGGGGAACTCCGGCGCGGGGCCCTGCCCCTCCCCGGCCCCGGTGAAGCGCTCGTGCGCACCCTCTACTCCGGCATCAGCAAAGGCACCGAGCTCGTCGTCCACAATGCCCGCGTCCCGCAGTGCGTGGCCGAGGAGATGGCCGCCCCGAACCAGGAGGGCTCCTTTCCGTCCCCGGTGAAATTCGGCTACCTCTCCGTCGGCGTGGTCGAGGACGGCCCGGCTAACTGGATGGGCAAGATGGTCTTCTGCCTGTACCCGCACCAGGACCGCTACGTCGTCCCGGTGGAATCCCTCACCGTGGTTCCGGACGATGTCCCCGCCCGCCGCGCCGTGCTCACCGGCACCGTCGAAACGGCCATCAACGGGATCTGGGAGGCCGGTCCCCGGCTCGGCGACCGCGTCGCCGTGATCGGCGCCGGCCTTGTCGGCGGCATGGTGGCCAAGCTCCTGGGCTCCTTCCCGCTCGGACGGCTGCAGTTGGTCGACGTCGACCCGGCCAAGCGGGCGTTCGCGGCAGCCCTCGGCGTCGAGTTCAGCCATCCCGACGACGCCCTGCCGGACTGCGACATCGTGATCCACTGCTCCGCCTCGGAAGCGGGCCTCGCGCGGGCCCTGCAGCTCGCGGGAGACGACGCCGACGTCATCGAAATGTCCTGGTACGCAGACCGGAAGGTCACCGTGCCGCTGGGGGAGGACTTCCACGCGCGCCGGCTGTCCATCCGCGCCAGCCAGGTCGGCGTGGTGGCCCGTGCGCGCCGCCACCGCCGCACCAACGCCGACCGGCTGCAGCTCGCCGTCTCGCTGCTGCGCGATCCCGGGTTTGACGTCTTCCTGACCGGCTCCTCCACCCTCGGCGAGCTGCCCGACATCGTCCAGCAGCTCTCCGACGGCACCCTGGACGCTCTCTGCCACGTCATTGACTACGCGGCCAGTAGGAATCCGGCCGGTGCAGACCCCGCCACCGAATCAGCCCCAACAGAAGCCACGAGGTAA
- a CDS encoding DNA glycosylase AlkZ-like family protein, translating to MTPQPLTTQPLTANAPPARTLTPERLRAWAWHKQGLDGSLAGCTSEQVFARGGWARSVGGANPYLTLFARAGIRREQVDADVLAHRILELPTARGCTYVLGRDDYAWSLQLGRDAAENAVKVVGRLGVDRGEIALLEEQVLHTLAEAAVPLDPRQLKEELGESVRNLGEEGRKKGATTTLPTALGILQSQGRIRRVPANGRLDQQRYAYELWDLPPSPLDEDEARTELIRRYLGWTGGATFKQSQWFTAFTVAQSKASLAEAGAVEVPTAAGETLWMLPDDVERLAAFHEPAGEQIQLLAGTDSLALLRRNAADLLDEEDRHTHALGSLALQADLPDHPIVDRGRIIGLWQYDPGRERIVPWLFHGRTPAVTRRITEVEDWIREDLGDFRAFSLDSPATRQKRIDNLEAAAAGSASGS from the coding sequence ATGACGCCCCAGCCCCTGACCACGCAGCCCCTGACGGCGAACGCGCCGCCTGCCCGGACCCTCACCCCGGAACGGCTCCGCGCCTGGGCCTGGCACAAACAGGGCCTGGACGGCTCGCTGGCCGGCTGCACCTCGGAACAGGTGTTCGCCCGGGGAGGCTGGGCCCGGTCCGTCGGCGGCGCCAACCCCTACCTCACGCTCTTCGCCCGCGCCGGCATCCGCCGGGAACAAGTGGACGCCGACGTCCTGGCGCACCGGATCCTGGAACTTCCGACGGCGCGCGGCTGCACCTACGTCCTGGGCCGTGACGACTACGCCTGGTCGCTGCAGCTCGGGCGGGACGCCGCGGAGAACGCCGTCAAGGTGGTCGGCAGGCTCGGCGTGGACCGCGGCGAAATCGCCCTGCTGGAGGAGCAGGTGCTGCATACGCTCGCCGAAGCCGCCGTCCCGCTGGACCCGCGGCAGCTCAAGGAGGAACTCGGTGAGTCCGTGCGGAACCTCGGCGAGGAAGGCAGGAAGAAAGGCGCCACCACCACGCTGCCCACGGCCCTGGGCATCCTGCAGTCCCAGGGGCGGATCCGCCGGGTCCCGGCCAACGGCCGCCTCGACCAGCAGCGCTACGCCTACGAACTGTGGGACCTGCCGCCGAGCCCGCTGGACGAGGATGAGGCCCGCACCGAACTGATCCGCCGCTACCTTGGCTGGACCGGAGGGGCCACCTTCAAACAGTCGCAGTGGTTCACGGCCTTCACCGTCGCCCAGAGCAAGGCGTCGCTGGCCGAGGCGGGCGCGGTGGAGGTTCCCACCGCCGCCGGGGAGACGCTGTGGATGCTGCCCGACGACGTCGAACGGCTCGCCGCGTTCCACGAACCTGCCGGCGAGCAGATCCAACTGCTCGCCGGAACGGACTCCCTCGCACTGCTGCGGCGCAATGCCGCCGACCTGCTGGACGAGGAGGACCGGCATACGCACGCCCTGGGCTCGCTGGCGCTGCAGGCGGACCTCCCGGACCATCCCATCGTCGACCGGGGCCGGATCATCGGGCTGTGGCAGTACGATCCCGGCAGGGAACGGATCGTGCCCTGGCTGTTCCATGGCCGCACGCCTGCGGTGACCCGGCGGATCACCGAGGTCGAGGACTGGATCCGCGAGGACCTGGGCGATTTCCGGGCCTTCAGCCTCGACTCACCGGCCACCCGGCAAAAGCGGATCGACAACCTCGAGGCAGCCGCAGCGGGCTCCGCCTCCGGCAGCTAG
- a CDS encoding nucleoside deaminase, protein MTSPEPRHAEWMGLALTEARAALATADVPIGAVVIGPNGTVLGSGRNEREALGDPTAHAEMVAIREAAARLQELSARGGQAGDGWRLADCTLVVTLEPCAMCAGAVVLARIPRVVFGAWDEKAGAAGSVFDILRERRLNHWVEVYGGVREQECAALLRDFFAGHRGA, encoded by the coding sequence ATGACTTCCCCTGAGCCGCGCCATGCCGAATGGATGGGCCTTGCCCTCACCGAGGCGCGTGCCGCGCTGGCCACGGCGGACGTGCCGATCGGCGCCGTCGTCATCGGCCCCAACGGCACCGTGCTCGGCAGCGGGCGCAACGAACGGGAAGCCCTCGGGGACCCGACGGCGCACGCGGAGATGGTGGCCATCCGCGAGGCCGCCGCGCGTCTGCAGGAACTCAGCGCCCGTGGCGGGCAGGCCGGCGACGGCTGGCGTCTGGCCGACTGCACCCTGGTGGTGACGCTGGAGCCCTGCGCCATGTGCGCCGGGGCCGTCGTGCTGGCCCGGATTCCACGGGTGGTCTTCGGCGCGTGGGATGAGAAAGCCGGGGCCGCCGGCTCCGTGTTCGACATCCTCCGCGAGCGCCGGCTCAACCACTGGGTGGAAGTGTACGGCGGGGTCAGGGAGCAGGAGTGCGCGGCGCTGTTGCGGGACTTCTTTGCCGGGCACCGCGGCGCCTGA
- a CDS encoding glycosyltransferase: MPVRNAVQPDGLRVRFVVPGNVRHNSGGNVYNAALARELAALGVAVETCPLDGDWPVGSAEDRSRLGGLLLADWVDGADGGNGARAGRTVTLVDGLLACGAPEELAAAAAAGRPAWILVHMPLDDTGHDDAGLERRALRAAAGVICTSGSAAAGIRARHGVSGIRVALPGTETAALAAGSEPPHLLAVAALLPNKDQTLLLAALSALTDQPWTASLVGSDTADPGYAALLRDTVQRLALQDRIRIPGELRGGALEAEWAAADLSLLISQAETYGLVVTESIARGVPVIVRAGTGAVEALAAGTPGSRTAPLTAPLTAPSEEPRTEPPEAAGGAAALPGTAVALGADPAPLAEVLRRWLGDPGVRARWRAAAVDARDRLPGWDATARTVLEALNPGHPAGQPPAVPPETPFAEDSPAAQAGGQ, translated from the coding sequence GTGCCAGTCAGGAACGCCGTGCAGCCGGACGGCCTCCGCGTCCGGTTTGTGGTGCCCGGCAACGTGCGCCACAACTCCGGCGGCAACGTCTACAACGCAGCCCTCGCCCGCGAGCTTGCCGCACTGGGAGTGGCGGTGGAGACCTGCCCGCTCGACGGCGACTGGCCGGTGGGTAGTGCCGAGGACCGGAGCCGGCTTGGCGGCCTGCTGCTCGCCGACTGGGTCGACGGGGCCGACGGCGGCAACGGCGCCCGCGCCGGACGCACGGTGACCCTCGTTGACGGGCTCCTCGCCTGCGGGGCGCCGGAGGAACTCGCGGCTGCCGCGGCCGCCGGACGGCCGGCCTGGATCCTCGTGCACATGCCGCTGGACGACACCGGGCATGACGACGCCGGGCTGGAACGCCGGGCGCTGCGGGCCGCGGCCGGGGTGATCTGCACCAGCGGCTCGGCGGCAGCCGGCATCCGGGCCAGGCACGGGGTAAGCGGTATCCGGGTTGCCCTGCCCGGCACGGAGACGGCCGCGCTGGCCGCCGGATCGGAACCGCCGCACCTCCTGGCCGTGGCCGCCCTGCTGCCGAACAAGGACCAGACGCTGCTGCTCGCCGCACTGTCAGCCCTGACGGACCAGCCGTGGACCGCCTCCCTGGTTGGCTCGGACACCGCTGATCCTGGCTATGCCGCGCTCCTCCGGGACACGGTGCAGCGGCTGGCGCTGCAGGACCGCATCCGGATCCCTGGGGAGCTCCGGGGCGGGGCGCTTGAGGCGGAATGGGCCGCGGCGGACCTGAGCCTGCTCATCTCACAGGCCGAGACCTACGGCCTGGTGGTCACGGAGTCGATTGCGCGGGGTGTGCCGGTGATTGTCCGGGCCGGCACCGGCGCCGTCGAGGCGCTCGCAGCGGGCACCCCCGGGTCCCGGACGGCGCCACTGACGGCGCCACTGACGGCGCCATCGGAGGAGCCCCGGACGGAGCCGCCGGAGGCGGCGGGCGGTGCGGCCGCCCTGCCGGGAACCGCCGTCGCCCTTGGTGCGGACCCGGCTCCCCTCGCCGAAGTGCTGCGGCGCTGGCTGGGAGATCCGGGAGTCCGCGCCCGCTGGCGGGCTGCGGCGGTTGACGCCCGGGACCGTCTGCCCGGCTGGGATGCCACGGCCCGGACCGTGCTGGAGGCCCTGAACCCGGGTCATCCGGCCGGTCAGCCGCCGGCTGTCCCGCCGGAAACGCCCTTCGCGGAAGATTCCCCTGCCGCGCAAGCTGGTGGACAATGA
- a CDS encoding 6-pyruvoyl trahydropterin synthase family protein — MFSLTVRRNFMIAHSLPRPAFGPAQGMHGATFVTEVTFRRRSLNDDSIVLDIGEAGEVLDSILEGLNFKNLDEHPDFAGRLSTTEALAQYVADAVAARIRPGADGRELAGLDVTLRETPDAWASYSLDFEAS; from the coding sequence GTGTTCAGCCTGACCGTCCGCCGCAACTTCATGATCGCCCACAGCCTCCCGCGCCCGGCCTTCGGCCCCGCCCAGGGCATGCACGGCGCCACCTTCGTCACGGAAGTGACCTTCCGCCGCAGGAGCCTGAACGACGACTCGATCGTCCTGGACATCGGCGAGGCCGGGGAGGTGCTGGATTCGATCCTCGAAGGCCTGAACTTCAAAAACCTCGACGAGCACCCGGACTTCGCCGGCAGGCTCAGCACCACCGAGGCCCTGGCCCAGTACGTCGCCGACGCCGTGGCGGCCAGGATCCGCCCGGGCGCGGACGGGCGCGAACTGGCCGGGCTGGACGTCACTCTGCGCGAGACCCCCGACGCGTGGGCCAGCTACTCGCTCGACTTTGAGGCCAGCTAG